The DNA window TTAACCTGGGCATCGGCCAGCCCACCCTGGTCTCCAACTACCTCACCGCGGACCAGGACATCACGCTCCACACCGAGAACGGCATGCTCGGCATGGGCCCTGAAGCCACCGGCGGGGAGATCGACGGCGACCTCATCAACGCCGGCAAGATCCCCGTGACCGAACTCCCGGGGGCGTCCTACTTCCACCACGCCGACTCCTTCGCGATCATGCGCGGCGGGCACCTGGACATCTGCGTCCTGGGCGCTTTCCAGGTCTCCGCCACCGGCGACCTCGCCAACTGGCACACCGGCGCCCCCGATGCCATCCCTGCCGTGGGCGGGGCGATGGACCTGGCAACCGGGGCCAAGGACGTTTTCGTGATGATGACGCTCCTGACCCGGGAAGGCGCGTCCAAGATCGTGGACGCCTGCAGCTACCCGCTCACCGGCGTCGGCTGCGTCACCCGTGTGTACACCGACAAAGCCGTGTTCCTCACCGGCCCCGGCGGCGTTCAGGTCCGCGAAACCTTCGGCTGCACGCTCGAGGAACTGCAGGAACTGGTCCCAGTCCCCCTCACCGCAGCCCCCGCCGTCGAAGAGTAGGGCCTCAAATGAGAATTGTCGGAGTAAAACTCTCCGAAGCCGATCCGGTCTTTGCTGGTCGCCTGGAAGAGGACGGCGATCAATCAACAGTTCTGCTCCTCAGCGACCTTCAGGCCTTCTGGTCCGACCCCTTCGCCTGGCTGTCCCCCGACAAGGAAACGGCCATATCCGACGGGCGCGTGTTTCCGGTGCAGGACGTCAGCATCGTTCCCCCCATTCTTCCGTCCGCAAGGGTCTTGTGCATAGGGCTGAACTACCTCGCCCACGCTGCCGAAGGAAGCCATCGTCACGAGGAGCTGCCCTCGCACCCAACCGTCTTTGGCCGGTGGACACAATCGCTTACCACCGGTAACTCAGCTGTTCCCGTGCCATCAGGAGAAAACGGACTGGACTGGGAAGGTGAAATCGCTGCCTATGTCGGAAAGTCACTGTCAGATGCCTCAGCCGATGCAGCAAGAGCGGCAGTAATAGGGTAACCGGTCTTCGCAGCCTTGCGAGCAATTGGACGCTTCTCGAGTACTTTCGGTGGACCCACGCCGGGCTGGCAACGCACTACGGACCGGCGGACATCTATTGGGGGACGTTCGCCGGAGCAATGAACCAGATCAACTGCGGAACCACGACGCTCGCAGACTGGTGCCACAACAACCCAACCCCGGCGCACACCGATGCCGCCGTTGACGCGCTCCGAGACAGCGGTATACGGGCCACCTA is part of the Arthrobacter sp. KBS0703 genome and encodes:
- a CDS encoding fumarylacetoacetate hydrolase family protein — translated: MRIVGVKLSEADPVFAGRLEEDGDQSTVLLLSDLQAFWSDPFAWLSPDKETAISDGRVFPVQDVSIVPPILPSARVLCIGLNYLAHAAEGSHRHEELPSHPTVFGRWTQSLTTGNSAVPVPSGENGLDWEGEIAAYVGKSLSDASADAARAAVIG
- a CDS encoding 3-oxoacid CoA-transferase subunit B yields the protein MSAQTSSEARSIQTSEAPLGRDNLARLVAKDIKPGSFVNLGIGQPTLVSNYLTADQDITLHTENGMLGMGPEATGGEIDGDLINAGKIPVTELPGASYFHHADSFAIMRGGHLDICVLGAFQVSATGDLANWHTGAPDAIPAVGGAMDLATGAKDVFVMMTLLTREGASKIVDACSYPLTGVGCVTRVYTDKAVFLTGPGGVQVRETFGCTLEELQELVPVPLTAAPAVEE